A segment of the Roseofilum capinflatum BLCC-M114 genome:
TTGCGGCTGAGACAGAAAAAGCCAAGAATGAAGTCTATCAGAAATTGGCAGAGGTTTTGCCCCGTTTAACTCAAGCGGCGAATGCAGTGCAAAATGGCAACAGCCAGACGAATGGCAGCAATGGTGAGAATGGAGCTAATGGTACAAATGGCGTACAACCTCCCCCTCCGCCGTCCTATTCTAAGGCGGCTAATGAGTATCTCAGGCAAGGGGATACACAATTTTTGCAAGGTCGGTATCATGAGGCCATTACCCTTTACGATCAGGCGATCGCCCATCAAACCCATTTTCCCGAAGCCTGGAATAACCGGGGCGGTGCATTAGCGAAACTCGGCCGCCATCAAGAGGCGATCGCTTCCTACGATCAGGCCTTAAAGTTACGGGAAAATTTCCCGGAAGCGTGGAATAATCGCGGCGGAACCCTGGCCAAATTACAAAACTATGAACAATCTTTAGAATCTTATCAAAAAGCGGTTAGTTATAAACAATCTGACCCCCTGATTTGGATGAATTTAGCGAATGTCTTGGTGAAACTTCAGCGCTATGAAGAAGCTGTATCTGCCTATGATAAAGCGATTCAATATCGCGCCGACGATCCCTTGCTCTGGCAACAGCGCGGTAATTCTTTGGCCCAACTGCGGCGCTATGAACCGGCTTTAGATTCCTATAATCAGGTTCTCGGTTTACAAGGGAATAATCCGGAAGTCTGGTATGCCAAAGGGTATGTGTTGTATGAATTGCAACGGTATGAAGAGGCCCTCAAAGCCTACGATCGGGCGATCGAATTAGAAGAGAATAAAGCGGATTATTGGAATAACCGGGGTAACGCTCTAGAAAAATTAGAGCGCTTTGAAGAGGCGATTTCTTCCTACGAACAAGCCCTACGGCTGCAACCGGATAAATATGAAGCTTGGGATAACCGGGGATATACTCTCGGCAAACTGAAACGCTATAAAGAAGCTCTATCGAGTCTGGATGAAGCCCTCAAATGCAAACCCGATCATGCCAACGCCCATTACAATAAAGCCTATTGTTATGCCTTGATGGGGGATCAAAAGTCGTCTCTGATTAGTTTGCATCGTGCCATTAAAATTAATCCCATGTATCGGGAATTGGCTCAAAATGATGCGGATTTAGAATCGGTTCGCAATCATCAAGTGTTTAAGCGGATCATGGCTGGAGAGTTAAAAGTCGCTACTCCTGCGTCTTAGAAGAGGAGAGGAGGAACCGGGGAAGAGGGTAAAGGTTACCCGTTCCCCATTGTTAATTGTTAATTGTTAATTGTTAATTGTTAAGGGTTCCGTGGCGATCGCCAAACGCACCCCTGGAATTTGTCGGAGTGTATCCATAACTTGGATCACCCGTCCATGGGCGATCGCCTCATCCGCTTTTAAGACGACTAACTGGGATGAATTCTCTTGCATCACCTGAATGATTTCCGCTTCGAGTTGCTCTAAAGGAATCATGGTTTCGTTGAGAGCAATATTTCCGTCGGCATCAATCGATATGGTAATCCGCTCCTGCTGCTGAACTTCTCCGGTTCCTGCTTGGGGCAAATTAACCGGTAATCCCTCATTTCGAGTTAAAAACAACGTCCCAATCATGAAAAACGTCAAAATCGAGAAGATCACATCAATCATCGGCAAGATGTTGATTTGAGGCGGTAGATCGGGATCGTCATCAACTAAACGCATGGGACGAGAGTCTAGGTAAATTGCCAACCCTAGTGTATCTCATGCCCTTCAGACTAGGGAAGCGCATCGGGTTTAGGCGATCGTTTTCACCCATCCACGCTTAATGGCATGACGAAGACGACTGATCATATCGATTTCTTCCGCCTCAAGTCTAGAGGAGGAAATCGAGGATTCTAAGCGATGATACTCATCCGAACTAATGAAACCTGTGCTATAGATTCTAGAGAACTTTTCTATTAAATCTTCTTCAGCCAATAGGCTTAGGCTAGATGAATCGAATGTATTCATGATTCTCTCTCCTGAGAACTTCTCCATTGAAATCTAACATGAGGATCAGACTTTTTGGGGCTGTTTAAGCAAGTTTTAATGAACGTGAAACCTATGAAGGCTCTAAATTTTAATATTGTTGATATACTGTGATTTTTCTTAGTAATTCTTGCCCATTCGCAGGTAATTAAGACAGAAAAGTTAATATTTCTTCATCAATGGGAGAAGCGATCGCGATTCAGTTTAGGGAGAAGCTGTCATATTCAGAATTGTGAATTCATCAAACTTCACCACTTCAGACTCAGGGTTGCGGGTATCAAAGATATAACTGCTCACCGTTCCCGTTCCGGTATCTAAAAGACTAAACACCGTCAAATCATTACTGGCAACATAGGGTAAAGCTTGGTTCTTATCCCTGAGCGGAGCGAGGTTAGGGATAATCGGCTCTAAGCCATTGGGATCGCCTACAGGTGCATATTCCGGTTGATATCCTGGGGGAACATAACGCCGCGATCGCTCCATATCCAGATAAGCGCCATAAGTATTGCCCACATTAGAGGTTTCTAAAAAGTGGATTCCTGTGGGGCTAGTAAATCGATTCCACAGATGGGAATGACCATACAATACCAGGTCAACCTTCGCTGCTTCTAATAAGGGAATAACATCGCGGATAATGTAATCATTTTCTTTCGGATATTCGTAGCGAATCACTAAGGGATTCCCGGCAGAATCTCGATCCACAATTTGCACCGGATCAGTATAAGCAGGCACAATATTTTCCCCTAGGGAATGGGGCGGATGGTGAAACATGACAATTTTGTATTTTGCCCGTTGAAACTCTGGGGAATTGAGTTCTTCTTTTAACCATTCATATTGAGGACTTCCCAGAGTAATGGGTTCAAAAATATGTTGCCCATAGCCCCAATTTTCCGGTTCATTTAAGTCCCGATCGCGCTCCCGAAAGCGTCCTTGAGTATTGGCGGATAAATTCGGCGATCGCCACATATTCGTAATCTGGGGAACGACTAACCGAATATCACCAAATGTAACGGCATAATATCGGCCATTGCCTGGACTGTCCGGTAAACTAAAAATTTGTTGATAAGTATCGCTATTAAAGCTGCGATCTTTAATCCAAGCATTTTTAATATTCTCATCTCCACTGGGATTAATTCGATCTGCTTGCCGTTCATAATCAGCTTGCGCCACGACACGAGGATAGGAACCATTAAATTGATCGTTTAATCCTTGTTCCTCAGACCATTGTCCCATAATTTCATGATTGCCCAAAGCCGGGAATAGGGGCGAATTTTGGATTAAAGCGGCTCCTGTATAGGTTGTCGTTGTCCCATTTTTTTCTAAGCCGTAATTCGCCCGTCCTTGCAGCACGGGGAAAAAGGCACTACCCCGGCGATCGTCAAACCACTCAGATGCGCGATCAGCAATATCTACTAAGTCTCCAGCAAAGAAAATAGCATCAACTGATCCCAGAGTTTCCCCCACTTTCTCTATATTAGCGGCGGTCATGGGCTTATGTTGGTGGTCTGATGTGAGTAATATTTTTAAGGGTGTTCCCGGTTGGGGACTGGGGGCTAAGGTAAAGCGATCGCTCCTCAGTTCCTGACGATTATCATGGACGCTTATCACTTCATAGGGCAATTTTTCCCCAGGACTTAATCCCGTGATTTCCCCTTCATGTCGCCAAATATCTCGGAGTACGGGAAACTTTGGCGGCTCTGCTAATACCATTTCGTCAATATGGGACAACTTATCCTCACGAGTGCGGGTTAGTTTTGTCGTTGTTGCCGTCACTTGACGCTCTAAGTTTTCCCCATAAATCACCCGATGTTCAATTCCGGGAAAGGGGGTAAACCACACGACTTTGACCGTTGTTTCAGTGGGAAATTGTAAAAAGGGATCGGTTAATAGATAATCTGGAAACATAGAAACTAGAGGAGAGATCAATATACCACTGAGCCAACCGAAAACCATTAACACTAACGTGCTAATCAACAGAATTGTACCGTTAGTCCACCGCCCGCTTCGAGTCATTGGTTCACAACCCTAACCTTAACGTTTAATTAACCTCATTCACCAAGCGATCGCCTAACCGAAACTGTACAATCTTAGCAATCTCCTCTAGCGATCGTTCCCGCTCTACCTGGCGATCGTGATTTAACCGTACTTCAAACGCCGCCAAAATCGCCTCTTTTGTCTGTCCCTTCACCGCCATAATAAACGGAAAGCCAAACTTCTGTTTATAGGCTTGATTCAGAGCCACAAAGCGATCGTACTCCTCGGTACTCAATTGATCCAATCCTGCACCGGCTTGTTCGGCGATCGAATCAGGAGCCATTTTCAGGCGACTCCCCAAATTTGGATGCGCTTGAATTAACGCCATTTTTTCCGCCTCACTCAGCTCCAGCATCTGGGAGATCAAGCTCTGATACAGATGTTCCCGATCTCCAAATGGCCGTTTATGCCACGTTTGAGCCGCGATTTTTGGAGTATCTTCAAAGACACTCCCCAAAGTCTCCACAAACTCCCCTTGACTCATTTGATTAATCTGGGCGATCGTATACGTCATATCGAATCTAGGTCATCCATTACATTAAAGGAGCGGGTAGGGTAGACAAGAGAAGCTTGACTATAGCAATTCTCTCTTCTATGGGGTACAGTTTCAAGCCTTAGACCCTAAGCCATACAAGCTTTTGCCTTTTGCCTTTTGCCTTTTGCCTAGCGCGAAGCGCTATATTCCCTATTCCCCATTCCCTATTCCCCATTCCCTATTCCCCATTCCCTATTCAACTCCCCCGATACGTTGTATAAGACCACGGAGAAACCAGCAAAGGCACATGATAGTGACTATGGGGATTAGAGACTCCAAACTGAATCGGAACCTCATCCAAAAATACCGGCTCTGGTAAATTGACCATTACCCGTTGAAAATAATCACCAACAAAAAAAACTAATTCGTAAGTGCCAACTTCCAACTCGCCATCGTCCAATAAAGGAACATTGGTTCGGCCTTGCTCATTGGTTTTGGTCTGTTTGAGCAGAGTTTTAATCGGCGACTTGCGATCGACTGCCCATAACTCCAATACCATCCCTACTGCGGGAGAACCTTGCGCCGTATCCAATACATGAGTTGTTAATTGACCCACCATATCCTGATCCTGACTCCATTTCCTGGCTTACTCAATCTTCCGTTCATTTTGCCCCTCTTCGTTAAGATAAACAAGGACGATCTACACAATCTAAGAGAATGGCTTCTAAAACTCCTGTTCAGGTTGAAACCAGTCGCAAACCCTGGGATTTTAATCGATTGCTCGACACCCTAAACACCTTTGAAGTTGTTCCGATTCTCAGCGATCTTCAGCGTGGGTTACGCACCCTCACCAGACAACCTCAACCGCCAAAAGGACGAGCTATGGGTACAATTCTAGTTGTTGGAGCCACCGGTGGAGTGGGCAAACGGGTGATTCGCCGTTTAGTGGAACGGAAAATCCCCGTCCGCGCTCTGGTGCGAGACAGAAAACGAGCCGAATCTATTTTAGGTCAAGGGATTGAACTCTTTGAAGCGGATTTAACCATTCCGGAAACTCTGAAACCGGAAATGATGCAAGATGTCATTTCTGTCATTTGCTGTTCTGGGACTCGCGTGCAACCCGTCGAGGGCGATACCCCCAACAGAGAAAAATCTTATCAAGGCGTAAAGTTCTATCTGCCGGAAGTAGTGGATAGTCCGGAAATGGTGGAATATAACGGCATGAAAAACCTGATCCGCAAGGTGGGGCCCTATTTAGGTCGCGCCGATGAGCGGATGATTTTCGATTTTACCAATCCTTCACCGAGTTTAAGAACGACTTGGGGAGTCATTGATGATGTGGTAATGGGGGGAGTCAGTTCCAGCGAGCTACGCATCACGCCCAACTGTGGCTTATTTACCGGAGAAGTGTCTACCGCTAATTCTGGCGGCTTTGTTTCCATTCGCACCAAAAACTTTGAGCCTTGTCTGAATCTGGCTAGATATGAAGGGATTAGTCTGCGCGTGCAAGGGGATGGTAAGCGCTATAAGTTTATTCTCCGCAATGAGGCGCGATGGGATGGAATTAGTTATTGCTATTCCTTTGATACGTTGAATAATACTTGGATGACCGTGGATATTCCGTTCGATCGCCTGATTCCCGTTTTTCGCGCCAAAACTCTACCCACTGCACCGCCATTTGACCCCAGTCAGACCTATGCCATCCAACTAATGCTCAGTAAGTTTGAGTATGATGGCGATCTCAATCCTCGCTTTTCTGCGGGGCGCTTTGGTCTAGAACTTGGCTCCATTCGCGCCTATGGAGGGCCGAAATTACCGAAGTTTGTGCAGATTAGTTCGGCTGGGGTGACTCGTCCCGGAAGACCGGGTTTGAATCTGGAGGAAGAACCGCCCGC
Coding sequences within it:
- a CDS encoding tetratricopeptide repeat protein, translating into MMNNQMALILSTLMWSTGGLGNMVGVEPSAAQGMVTEQSRGRETRQEEQLIAQGGRLDSEVREAIADEVEATFFSTLVSMNALFVAFLALFFALVTIGFWLQLQRLRQQTELHKQELASFQQDAVSSIKQTIGSAETVLEAISEKELLAEQQINQAKSEAVSELKGIAAETEKAKNEVYQKLAEVLPRLTQAANAVQNGNSQTNGSNGENGANGTNGVQPPPPPSYSKAANEYLRQGDTQFLQGRYHEAITLYDQAIAHQTHFPEAWNNRGGALAKLGRHQEAIASYDQALKLRENFPEAWNNRGGTLAKLQNYEQSLESYQKAVSYKQSDPLIWMNLANVLVKLQRYEEAVSAYDKAIQYRADDPLLWQQRGNSLAQLRRYEPALDSYNQVLGLQGNNPEVWYAKGYVLYELQRYEEALKAYDRAIELEENKADYWNNRGNALEKLERFEEAISSYEQALRLQPDKYEAWDNRGYTLGKLKRYKEALSSLDEALKCKPDHANAHYNKAYCYALMGDQKSSLISLHRAIKINPMYRELAQNDADLESVRNHQVFKRIMAGELKVATPAS
- a CDS encoding ExbD/TolR family protein; amino-acid sequence: MRLVDDDPDLPPQINILPMIDVIFSILTFFMIGTLFLTRNEGLPVNLPQAGTGEVQQQERITISIDADGNIALNETMIPLEQLEAEIIQVMQENSSQLVVLKADEAIAHGRVIQVMDTLRQIPGVRLAIATEPLTINN
- a CDS encoding metallophosphoesterase family protein; this translates as MTRSGRWTNGTILLISTLVLMVFGWLSGILISPLVSMFPDYLLTDPFLQFPTETTVKVVWFTPFPGIEHRVIYGENLERQVTATTTKLTRTREDKLSHIDEMVLAEPPKFPVLRDIWRHEGEITGLSPGEKLPYEVISVHDNRQELRSDRFTLAPSPQPGTPLKILLTSDHQHKPMTAANIEKVGETLGSVDAIFFAGDLVDIADRASEWFDDRRGSAFFPVLQGRANYGLEKNGTTTTYTGAALIQNSPLFPALGNHEIMGQWSEEQGLNDQFNGSYPRVVAQADYERQADRINPSGDENIKNAWIKDRSFNSDTYQQIFSLPDSPGNGRYYAVTFGDIRLVVPQITNMWRSPNLSANTQGRFRERDRDLNEPENWGYGQHIFEPITLGSPQYEWLKEELNSPEFQRAKYKIVMFHHPPHSLGENIVPAYTDPVQIVDRDSAGNPLVIRYEYPKENDYIIRDVIPLLEAAKVDLVLYGHSHLWNRFTSPTGIHFLETSNVGNTYGAYLDMERSRRYVPPGYQPEYAPVGDPNGLEPIIPNLAPLRDKNQALPYVASNDLTVFSLLDTGTGTVSSYIFDTRNPESEVVKFDEFTILNMTASP
- the uraD gene encoding 2-oxo-4-hydroxy-4-carboxy-5-ureidoimidazoline decarboxylase; translation: MTYTIAQINQMSQGEFVETLGSVFEDTPKIAAQTWHKRPFGDREHLYQSLISQMLELSEAEKMALIQAHPNLGSRLKMAPDSIAEQAGAGLDQLSTEEYDRFVALNQAYKQKFGFPFIMAVKGQTKEAILAAFEVRLNHDRQVERERSLEEIAKIVQFRLGDRLVNEVN
- the uraH gene encoding hydroxyisourate hydrolase encodes the protein MVGQLTTHVLDTAQGSPAVGMVLELWAVDRKSPIKTLLKQTKTNEQGRTNVPLLDDGELEVGTYELVFFVGDYFQRVMVNLPEPVFLDEVPIQFGVSNPHSHYHVPLLVSPWSYTTYRGS
- a CDS encoding CIA30 family protein, translating into MASKTPVQVETSRKPWDFNRLLDTLNTFEVVPILSDLQRGLRTLTRQPQPPKGRAMGTILVVGATGGVGKRVIRRLVERKIPVRALVRDRKRAESILGQGIELFEADLTIPETLKPEMMQDVISVICCSGTRVQPVEGDTPNREKSYQGVKFYLPEVVDSPEMVEYNGMKNLIRKVGPYLGRADERMIFDFTNPSPSLRTTWGVIDDVVMGGVSSSELRITPNCGLFTGEVSTANSGGFVSIRTKNFEPCLNLARYEGISLRVQGDGKRYKFILRNEARWDGISYCYSFDTLNNTWMTVDIPFDRLIPVFRAKTLPTAPPFDPSQTYAIQLMLSKFEYDGDLNPRFSAGRFGLELGSIRAYGGPKLPKFVQISSAGVTRPGRPGLNLEEEPPAVRLNDQLGGILTWKLRGENAIRESGVPYTIIRPCALIETPGGNGLEVAQGDNIRGQVSREDIAELCLQVLSQPQACNLTFEVKAKLGEEMQDWDRLLVGLSQD